The Equus przewalskii isolate Varuska unplaced genomic scaffold, EquPr2 ChrUn-6, whole genome shotgun sequence genome includes a region encoding these proteins:
- the LOC103553928 gene encoding olfactory receptor 6N1-like, translated as MDHGNHTWTQNFILNGFTTTGTLRLLAFSGTLCIYLLTLAGNLFIIVLIQADSGLSTPMYFFISVLSFLELWYVSTTVPTLLHTLLHGHSPISSAVCFIQLYVFHSLGMTECYLLGVMALDRYFAICRPLHYHVLMSRQIQLWLAGTTWVAGFSAALVPASLTVTLPFCLKEVAHYFCDLAPLMRLACVDTSWHTQVHGAIIGVATGCNFVLILGLYGGILRAVLKLPSAASRAKAFSTCSSHITVVALFYASAFTVYVGPPRSHPEGTDKHIALVYALLTPFLNPIIYTLRNREVKEAMKRITVRIRTILKEC; from the coding sequence ATGGATCATGGCAACCACACATGGACCCAGAATTTTATCCTTAATGGTTTCACTACCACTGGAACTCTGCGACTTCTTGCATTCTCAGGGACCCTGTGCATCTATCTGCTCACCCTGGCAGGGAACTTGTTCATCATTGTCCTCATTCAAGCAGATTCTGGACTATccacacccatgtacttcttcaTCAGTGTCCTCTCCTTCTTGGAACTCTGGTATGTCAGCACCACAGTGCCCACACTGCTGCATACCTTGCTCCATGGACATTCACCCATCTCATCAGCTGTGTGCTTCATCCAGTTATATGTCTTCCATTCCTTGGGCATGACTGAGTGTTATCTGTTGGGTGTCATGGCGTTGGACCGCTACTTTGCCATCTGTCGCCCACTCCACTACCATGTGCTCATGAGCAGGCAGATACAGTTATGGCTAGCAGGGACCACTTGGGTGGCTGGCTTCTCAGCTGCACTTGTGCCAGCCAGCCTCACAGTCACTCTGCCCTTCTGTTTAAAAGAGGTGGCCCATTACTTTTGTGACCTGGCCCCACTAATGCGATTGGCATGTGTGGACACAAGCTGGCATACTCAGGTCCATGGGGCAATAATTGGTGTGGCCACTGGGTGCAACTTTGTGCTCATTTTAGGACTCTATGGGGGTATCCTGAGAGCTGTGCTGAAGCTGCCCTCAGCTGCCAGCCGTGCCAAGGCCTTCTCTACCTGTTCCTCCCACATAACTGTAGTGGCACTCTTTTACGCTTCTGCCTTCACAGTGTATGTGGGGCCACCTAGGAGTCACCCTGAAGGCACAGACAAACATATTGCTTTGGTATATGCCCTTCTTACTCCTTTCCTCAATCCTATCATCTATACCCTTCGCAACAGGGAGGTGAAGGAGGCCATGAAGAGGATCACTGTCAGGATCAGGACTATTTTGAAGGAATGCTGA
- the LOC103553947 gene encoding olfactory receptor 10C1-like: MHSSLVTKTGLEYGRGIMDHVNHTWIQSFILVGFTATGTLRLLAFSGTLCIYLLTLAGNLFIIVLVQADSGLSTPMYFFISVLSFLELWYVSTTVPTLLHTLLHGHSPISSAVCFIQLYVFHSLGMTECYLLGVMALDRYFAICHPLHYHALVSRKVQLWLAGTTWMAGFSAALVPASLTVTLPFCSKEVAHYFCDLAPLMRLACVDTSWCAQVHIVVIGMINACNLVLILGLYGGILRAVLKLPSAASRAKAFSTCSSHITVVTLFFGSAFIVYVGPAGSRPEGTDKLIALVYSFLTPFLNPIIYTLPNKEVREAVRRVSQRIRAMLKGP; this comes from the exons ATGCACAGCTCATTGGTGACTAAGACAGGACTGGAATATGGCAGAG GAATCATGGATCATGTCAACCACACGTGGATCCAGAGTTTCATCCTTGTTGGTTTCACTGCCACTGGAACTCTGCGACTTCTTGCATTCTCAGGGACCCTGTGCATCTATCTGCTCACCCTGGCAGGGAACTTGTTCATCATTGTCCTCGTTCAAGCAGATTCTGGACTATccacacccatgtacttcttcaTCAGTGTCCTCTCCTTCTTGGAACTCTGGTATGTCAGCACCACAGTGCCCACACTGCTGCATACCTTGCTCCATGGACATTCACCCATCTCATCAGCTGTGTGCTTCATCCAGTTATATGTCTTCCATTCCTTGGGCATGACTGAGTGTTATCTGTTGGGTGTCATGGCGTTGGACCGCTACTTCGCCATCTGTCACCCTCTCCACTACCATGCACTCGTGAGCAGAAAGGTACAGTTATGGCTAGCAGGGACCACTTGGATGGCTGGCTTCTCAGCTGCACTTGTGCCAGCCAGCCTCACAGTCACTTTGCCCTTCTGTTCAAAAGAGGTGGCCCATTACTTTTGTGACCTGGCCCCACTAATGCGATTGGCGTGTGTGGACACAAGCTGGTGTGCTCAAGTCCATATTGTAGTGATTGGTATGATCAATGCATGCAATCTTGTGCTCATTTTAGGACTCTATGGGGGTATCCTGAGAGCTGTGCTGAAGCTGCCCTCAGCTGCCAGCCGTGccaaggccttctccacctgttcCTCCCACATAACTGTAGTAACACTATTCTTTGGATCTGCCTTCATTGTCTATGTGGGGCCAGCTGGGAGTCGACCTGAGGGCACAGACAAGCTTATTGCCTTGGTGTATTCTTTTCTTACCCCTTTTCTCAACCCAATTATTTATACTCTTCCTAATAAAGAAGTGAGGGAGGCTGTCAGGAGGGTCAGTCAGAGGATTAGGGCCATGTTGAAGGGACCCTGA
- the LOC103553946 gene encoding olfactory receptor 6N2 yields MEQHNRSSLAEFVLLGFPKVGHVRGWLFVLLLLAYLFTICGNLLIFLVIRLDAALHIPMYHFVSLLSFLELWYTAATTPKMLANLLSEKKTISFAGCLLQTYFFHSLGASECYLLTAMAYDRYLAICRPLHYPAIMTPTLCGRLAAGCWVCGFLCPISEVILVSQLPFCGYNEIQHIFCDFPPLLSLACKDTSTNVLVDFAINAFIILVTFLFVMISYGRIIVAVLKIKTSVGRKKAFSTCASHLIVVLIFFGSITFMYVRLKESYSLTLDRTLAVVYSVLTPLVNPVIYSLRNQELIKAIKRTIFQKQGRTSPIHQ; encoded by the coding sequence ATGGAGCAACACAACCGTTCCAGTCTAGCTGAATTTGTACTCCTTGGCTTCCCCAAAGTGGGACATGTCAGAGGCTGGCTTTTTGTCCTGTTATTGTTGGCATACCTGTTCACTATCTGTGGTAACCTGCTCATCTTCTTAGTCATACGACTGGATGCGGCCCTGCACATACCCATGTACCACTTTGtcagtcttctctccttcttggaGCTGTGGTACACAGCCGCCACCACCCCCAAGATGCTAGCTAATCTTCTCAGTGAGAAGAAGACCATTTCTTTTGCAGGATGCCTCCTTCAGACCTACTTCTTCCACTCCCTAGGGGCCTCTGAATGCTACCTTCTTACAGCCATGGCCTATGACCGATACCTGGCCATTTGCCGGCCCCTCCACTACCCTGCAATTATGACCCCAACACTCTGTGGCAGGCTGGCTGCTGGTTGTTGGGTTTGTGGCTTCCTGTGTCCCATTTCTGAAGTCATCCTGGTCTCCCAGCTCCCCTTCTGTGGCTACAATGAAATCCAGCACATCTTCTGCGACTTTCCACCTCTGCTGAGCCTGGCCTGCAAGGACACATCCACTAATGTCCTGGTGGACTTTGCCATCAATGCCTTTATCATCCTTGTCACCTTCCTCTTTGTTATGATTTCTTATGGAAGAATCATTGTGGCTGTACTGAAGATAAAAACATCAGTAGGAAGAAAGAAGGCCTTTTCTACTTGTGCCTCACATCTCATTGTGgtcctcattttctttgggaGCATCACCTTCATGTATGTGCGACTAAAGGAGAGCTATTCACTGACCCTTGATCGGACACTTGCTGTAGTCTACTCTGTACTAACACCACTGGTCAACCCAGTTATCTACAGTCTTCGTAACCAGGAACTCATTAAGGCCATCAAGAGGACCATCTTCCAAAAACAGGGCAGAACTAGTCCCATTCACCAATGA